Proteins found in one Gammaproteobacteria bacterium genomic segment:
- a CDS encoding Hydroxymethylpyrimidine/phosphomethylpyrimidine kinase — MTQSSAYPVVMCFSGHDATAGAGLAADIETLMSLGCHPSPVVTTITVQDTVDVKSFTPIVSSLVMNQARAVLEDMTVSAIKIGMVGSVENVEAIHAILRDYPTLPVVLDPILRAGGGTLLTDDELVQAIADLLLPLATVLTPNSQEARALAPAADTLDACAHQILERGCHYVLITGTHERTEQVINTLYSNNRTLESFSWNRLPQIYHGSGCTLASAIAALLAQGLSPLTAVREAQEFTWTALHQGYRLGMGQFLPDRLFWARSKSNFDSITRNGRPLQCQ; from the coding sequence GACCCTCATGAGTTTAGGCTGCCATCCCAGTCCAGTAGTAACCACCATTACCGTACAGGATACTGTCGATGTGAAAAGCTTTACTCCGATTGTATCCAGCTTGGTTATGAATCAGGCGCGGGCCGTATTGGAAGACATGACGGTATCCGCCATCAAGATCGGCATGGTGGGAAGCGTAGAGAATGTAGAGGCGATCCATGCCATCTTACGTGATTATCCGACCTTGCCCGTAGTCCTGGATCCCATTCTGCGGGCGGGAGGGGGTACCTTGCTAACTGATGATGAGCTAGTGCAGGCCATTGCTGATCTGTTGCTACCCTTGGCCACGGTGCTTACACCGAATAGCCAAGAAGCAAGGGCCTTGGCACCTGCCGCCGATACGCTTGACGCCTGCGCACATCAAATTTTGGAGCGGGGTTGTCATTATGTCCTCATCACCGGAACCCACGAGCGCACAGAACAGGTAATCAATACCCTCTACAGCAACAACCGTACCCTGGAAAGCTTTTCCTGGAATCGATTACCACAAATTTACCATGGCTCAGGTTGTACCCTGGCATCGGCCATCGCCGCTTTATTGGCACAAGGCTTGTCTCCTCTCACCGCCGTCCGCGAGGCTCAGGAATTCACCTGGACGGCCCTGCATCAAGGCTATCGTCTTGGAATGGGACAATTTCTGCCGGACCGTCTTTTTTGGGCGCGAAGTAAATCTAATTTTGATTCCATTACAAGGAATGGTCGGCCACTACAATGTCAATAA
- a CDS encoding type IV pilus assembly protein PilX gives MSIKINHQRGVVLILALVILLVMTMIGVSAMQSSTLNEKMAGNMNQRNMAFQAAEAALRAAESFLEPETSLPTFDNTGANIGLRPAISNFNVNLMNYWLNVYDWIATNGGNDAGSVLYTGTWDPALDIQSRYVIERLPFITMSCILVGSNSAGSIIAPVTNYWYRITTRGMGGIDNAVVILQANYRKSSVGTSINLTTGNGNSCQSTAAAASGRQSWTQLR, from the coding sequence ATGTCAATAAAAATCAATCATCAGCGAGGCGTGGTACTGATCCTCGCGTTGGTCATTCTTTTAGTAATGACTATGATTGGCGTGAGCGCCATGCAGAGTAGTACTCTAAATGAAAAAATGGCCGGAAACATGAATCAACGGAACATGGCGTTTCAGGCAGCGGAAGCTGCCTTGCGCGCCGCTGAGAGTTTTTTGGAACCGGAAACATCACTCCCCACATTTGATAACACTGGCGCGAACATTGGCTTGCGACCAGCGATTTCTAATTTTAATGTCAATTTAATGAACTATTGGTTGAATGTTTATGACTGGATTGCCACGAATGGCGGAAATGACGCAGGATCGGTATTATATACTGGGACATGGGATCCAGCCTTGGATATTCAATCGCGTTATGTAATCGAGCGGCTTCCTTTTATTACGATGAGTTGTATCTTGGTAGGTTCCAATTCAGCAGGTTCTATCATCGCTCCTGTTACTAATTATTGGTATCGAATTACCACGCGCGGAATGGGCGGCATCGATAACGCAGTGGTAATATTGCAGGCCAATTATCGAAAATCTTCGGTGGGCACTTCCATAAATTTGACCACCGGTAATGGTAATTCCTGTCAGAGCACCGCTGCTGCGGCGTCAGGTCGCCAGTCATGGACACAGCTACGTTAA
- the aroE gene encoding Shikimate dehydrogenase (NADP(+)): MTQIDRYAVMGNPVAHSKSPAIHSAFARQMKQSFVYTAILVEHSVFPTAVAEFHAAGGKGLNVTIPFKADAYALSTIRGPRAIRARAVNTLKFLVNGDVYGDNTDGVGLIRDLVDNLGISLTGIRLLILGAGGAARGILQPLLSTEPKKIFIANRTPARAQELAICFADLGPVVGGGFDELLNEHFDLVINATSASLEGEVPPLPDDVLADGAWCYDLMYSTALTPFQLWGIRHGAVRAENGLGMLVEQAAEAFFIWRGMRPDTAAVIRELKSGQVDSELL; the protein is encoded by the coding sequence ATGACTCAAATTGATCGATACGCGGTAATGGGGAATCCTGTCGCTCATAGCAAGTCTCCTGCGATTCATTCCGCATTTGCTCGTCAAATGAAACAATCGTTTGTTTATACCGCTATTCTTGTCGAGCACAGTGTCTTTCCCACTGCGGTGGCTGAATTTCACGCTGCGGGAGGAAAAGGACTCAACGTTACTATCCCTTTCAAAGCCGACGCCTATGCTCTCTCCACGATTCGCGGTCCTCGGGCCATACGTGCCAGAGCGGTAAATACATTGAAATTTCTCGTGAATGGCGACGTATACGGAGACAATACTGATGGCGTGGGCTTGATTCGCGATCTTGTCGATAATCTAGGCATATCGTTGACCGGAATCCGATTATTGATATTAGGTGCGGGAGGTGCTGCGCGCGGGATTTTACAGCCGTTACTCAGCACAGAACCGAAAAAAATTTTCATCGCTAATCGCACTCCCGCGCGTGCTCAAGAATTGGCTATTTGTTTTGCCGATTTGGGTCCAGTAGTTGGGGGCGGCTTTGATGAGCTATTAAATGAACATTTCGATCTCGTCATTAACGCCACGAGTGCCAGCCTGGAGGGTGAAGTTCCTCCCTTGCCTGATGATGTTCTTGCTGATGGAGCTTGGTGCTATGACCTGATGTACTCCACCGCTCTTACTCCATTTCAACTCTGGGGTATCCGCCACGGTGCAGTCAGGGCCGAGAATGGCCTGGGAATGCTGGTAGAACAAGCAGCCGAGGCATTTTTTATTTGGCGTGGAATGCGCCCTGACACCGCAGCGGTTATTCGCGAATTAAAAAGTGGTCAGGTTGATTCAGAATTATTATGA